The stretch of DNA GGGGACCCTTTAGGCCGTATCCCATGATAGAGAGAATTCTCTACCAGTGGCTGCAGCACAAGCTTTGGAATCGGGAACTGACAGCATTCCTCCTCCACTTCGATCTGAACCTCAAAGGCATCCTGATACCGTGTTTTCTGAATTTTCAAATAATTTCGTACGATATCAATTTCTTCGCCGACCGTAATAACATCTTGCCCTTTGCTAACACTAAGACGATAATAGCTCCCCAAAGCTTCGATCAACTCACATACCTGTTCGTTAAGTCCCGACAAGGCTAATGAAGTAATAGAGTCCAGCGTGTTATATAAAAAATGCGGCTTGATCTGGGCCTGAAGCGTATTTAGTTCTGCCTTGCGAATGGTGTTCTGCTCTTCAATAATTCGTTTGAGCATCTGATCAATTTGTTCAATCATCTGGTTGTATCCCATAAACAATTGTTCAAATTCATAGCTATTCAGTTCAACATTTACTTTTCTGAAATTACCGCTAGGCGCCTTGTCCATAGATCGCAAAAGTTTATGAATTGGTTTAATAATACTTCGGGAGATGATGAACGAACTCATAAAGAAAACGGTTCCATTTATGATAAGCAGAACCAGCGCCAACAGGACAAGCGACTTATTTTTGGAATCGATCGTATCGTATGATTTTATACTGACAAACTTCCAATTGTAGTTCCCGCCTGATAAATAAGAAACTGTATATTTCTGCGAACCTGAGTTCATGCTGAATACCCCTGAGCCACTCTCCTGGAATTTCTGCTGCAGTATATCTTTATTTGTTGTAATCAACTGCTGAACAGCTGGGCCACTCTGATCTTCAAAGGGATTGGCCACGATCAGTTGATTATTTTCATCCAAGACCGCTATTTGAAACGAATCCTGATTCAAGAGATTCGAATACGCCTGTACAAAAGAGTCGGCTTTTATGTTCATGACCAATACCCCTAGCCGGGATGTATTGTCAATGTCACGAATCAGACGAATAAACGATACGAAATTATCTTCTCCGGCACGCTCTGAGAAGGCCCCGCTTCCATTCAACCTCAAGATATACTTCCCTTTATTAAGAACTACCTGCTCATACCATGGGGCATCCTCTACATTGGCCTCCTTGAAATTTGGCAGCTCC from Paenibacillus sp. CAA11 encodes:
- a CDS encoding sensor histidine kinase; translated protein: MNLQKNTILKSLFHRKPKKLAFKIPFAYFLVILFTVGFSYLVLNKISSNSAQKKISEASLQTITSIQTNVDLMIENVNNYSKMVFSDHNLQNLLREGGVYANLETQSKVSAYLYNLMQAVPIIDSVYIFDNSGHSFSVGTQELPNFKEANVEDAPWYEQVVLNKGKYILRLNGSGAFSERAGEDNFVSFIRLIRDIDNTSRLGVLVMNIKADSFVQAYSNLLNQDSFQIAVLDENNQLIVANPFEDQSGPAVQQLITTNKDILQQKFQESGSGVFSMNSGSQKYTVSYLSGGNYNWKFVSIKSYDTIDSKNKSLVLLALVLLIINGTVFFMSSFIISRSIIKPIHKLLRSMDKAPSGNFRKVNVELNSYEFEQLFMGYNQMIEQIDQMLKRIIEEQNTIRKAELNTLQAQIKPHFLYNTLDSITSLALSGLNEQVCELIEALGSYYRLSVSKGQDVITVGEEIDIVRNYLKIQKTRYQDAFEVQIEVEEECCQFPIPKLVLQPLVENSLYHGIRPKGSPGTIRISARSMKEAVEITISDDGVGMSQEEIAEILYTERKGQNKSFGLWGTMERLRIFYGDKDCIQIESEPEKGTRVTLMIPIGVVPAWEN